A region from the Criblamydia sequanensis CRIB-18 genome encodes:
- a CDS encoding glycerophosphodiester phosphodiesterase: protein MTKKPFLIAHRGNSSEAPENTLSAFRGAIDLGVYWIWIELDIQLSSDNHWVVFHDEWLKRTTNAIRPLKISDLTLEEIKNLDAGHWFHDSFKGEKIPTLKEVFDLPLNGVGLMVEIKVEEETDISRFATEMEKLYAEFRREPFFENVIFGSFSAPMLKEVLKINPSDRLIGIAEKTKELEAHLENNITHVAISSELATLDRVKDLKARNKEVWVFTVDDKSLAKTLLEYGVDGIITNRPKDLKSLFY, encoded by the coding sequence ATGACAAAAAAGCCATTCCTTATAGCACATAGAGGCAACTCTTCAGAAGCTCCGGAAAATACATTGTCTGCCTTTCGAGGAGCCATTGATCTTGGGGTTTATTGGATTTGGATTGAGCTTGATATTCAACTCTCTTCTGATAATCATTGGGTGGTCTTTCATGATGAGTGGCTAAAAAGAACAACAAACGCCATCCGTCCTCTTAAAATTTCAGACCTCACTCTTGAAGAAATAAAAAATCTAGATGCAGGCCATTGGTTTCATGATTCGTTTAAGGGAGAAAAAATCCCAACTCTTAAAGAAGTGTTTGATTTGCCCTTAAATGGCGTTGGTTTAATGGTGGAAATAAAAGTGGAGGAAGAGACGGATATTTCCCGTTTTGCAACCGAAATGGAAAAGCTTTATGCAGAATTTAGAAGAGAGCCATTTTTTGAAAATGTAATTTTCGGAAGCTTTTCAGCCCCCATGCTTAAAGAGGTTCTTAAAATTAATCCAAGCGATCGATTAATCGGCATCGCGGAAAAAACCAAAGAATTAGAAGCCCACCTCGAAAATAACATCACTCATGTGGCTATTTCAAGCGAACTTGCCACACTTGATAGGGTCAAAGATTTAAAAGCTAGAAATAAGGAAGTTTGGGTATTCACAGTCGATGATAAAAGCCTTGCAAAAACGCTTCTTGAATATGGAGTAGACGGTATCATTACCAATCGGCCTAAAGATCTAAAAAGCCTTTTTTATTAA
- a CDS encoding ATP-dependent DNA helicase: MNSATQPLDEEWILDLFKDDGPFHAAMPGFEVRQEQLDMLRDTVRSFNEKKVALIEAGTGTGKSLAYLIPAIFFALRTNERVVISTHTIHLQEQLVAKDIPFIKKALGLDFKVVLAKGMGNYVCIRKMKDTLDELVLLDVNEAEALQHIESWSEKTTDGTKSDLPFHPSGALWEKIGAESDACSREKCPYYRECHFFKARKEAADAKILIVNHSLLFVDLAYRRETQNGILPDYARLVLDEAHNIEEIACEHLASKASIQGVIRNLSRLHVEGRGKPTGKLSQLLQKIISAYPGGVPESMQALITKLTIDVNGLRKETLTTLIDAFESFREFAENHQEKGKDKEEELSVKLRLLKTHHEKEAWNTVVSTHSKTFIDTGRRLIATLKGSLEDLGNLGSSQLLEATAGLRLDIEAVLGRLEGVLNFITQFLLPGIPENKVRWIESSDTKSLRDVRLVDAELDLANTLSSKLFNPLSSVLLCSATLTTDGDFKFAKRRLGLSEDFLDEKKLLEKVYLSPFSYENQALLLIPNDLPSPLEEGFLEHTSQILLESAIRSQGNAFFLFTSFGQMHRAYHLLKDKLHEKRLFPLIQGEFSRSELLNRFKNKERSILFGTDSFWEGVDVAGDALRLVVLVKLPFRVPGEPINEARRDEILKKGGDPFFEYALPSAIVKFKQGFGRLIRRKNDRGCILCLDKRIIQKGYGQSFLLSLPPVNKVIGSQKEVLDSMKAFYKKTYKYSKMA, translated from the coding sequence ATGAATTCGGCCACTCAGCCTTTAGATGAAGAATGGATCCTGGATCTTTTCAAAGATGATGGGCCTTTTCATGCTGCCATGCCAGGTTTTGAAGTGCGTCAAGAGCAGCTTGATATGCTTAGAGACACCGTTCGATCCTTTAATGAAAAAAAGGTGGCTCTTATAGAAGCCGGAACCGGAACCGGGAAGAGCTTGGCTTATCTAATTCCGGCTATTTTTTTTGCTTTAAGAACGAATGAACGTGTAGTTATCTCCACCCATACCATCCACTTGCAAGAACAGCTTGTGGCAAAAGACATTCCCTTTATCAAAAAAGCCTTGGGCCTTGATTTTAAAGTGGTTTTAGCTAAGGGCATGGGCAATTACGTCTGCATCCGAAAAATGAAAGATACCCTTGATGAGCTTGTATTGCTAGATGTGAATGAAGCTGAAGCTTTGCAGCATATCGAGTCTTGGAGTGAAAAAACAACCGATGGAACAAAAAGCGATTTGCCTTTTCATCCATCAGGCGCCCTTTGGGAAAAAATCGGAGCCGAAAGCGATGCTTGCTCCAGGGAGAAATGCCCTTATTATCGTGAATGCCACTTTTTTAAAGCGAGAAAAGAAGCGGCTGACGCCAAAATCTTGATTGTCAATCATAGCCTTTTATTTGTCGATTTAGCTTATAGACGAGAAACCCAAAATGGCATTTTACCGGACTATGCAAGGCTTGTTTTAGATGAAGCGCATAATATCGAGGAAATTGCTTGCGAGCACTTAGCCTCTAAAGCAAGCATCCAGGGAGTGATTAGAAACTTATCTCGATTGCATGTCGAAGGCCGCGGCAAACCCACCGGAAAATTATCACAGCTCTTGCAAAAAATAATTTCTGCTTATCCGGGAGGGGTTCCTGAATCTATGCAAGCTTTGATTACAAAGCTTACTATTGATGTCAACGGCTTAAGAAAAGAAACTCTGACTACTTTGATAGATGCTTTTGAGAGTTTTCGCGAGTTTGCCGAAAATCACCAGGAAAAAGGAAAAGATAAGGAAGAAGAGTTATCGGTCAAGCTCAGGCTTTTAAAGACCCACCATGAAAAAGAAGCTTGGAATACAGTTGTCTCAACCCATTCAAAAACTTTTATCGATACAGGAAGACGGCTTATAGCTACCTTAAAGGGGTCATTAGAGGATTTGGGAAACTTGGGGTCAAGCCAGTTGCTTGAAGCAACAGCCGGTTTAAGGCTTGATATCGAAGCTGTTTTAGGGAGGCTAGAAGGGGTTTTAAATTTTATAACCCAATTTTTGCTTCCAGGAATTCCTGAAAATAAGGTGCGCTGGATAGAGTCTTCAGATACCAAAAGCTTAAGGGATGTCAGGCTTGTCGACGCAGAACTTGATCTTGCTAACACGTTATCCTCAAAGCTATTTAACCCGTTGTCGTCAGTCTTATTATGCAGCGCGACTTTGACAACAGACGGTGATTTTAAATTCGCTAAAAGAAGGCTTGGTTTATCCGAAGATTTCCTAGACGAGAAAAAACTGCTTGAAAAAGTGTACCTTTCCCCCTTTTCTTATGAAAACCAAGCGCTTCTTTTAATTCCAAATGATTTGCCTTCACCGCTTGAAGAAGGTTTTTTGGAGCACACCTCGCAAATACTTTTAGAGTCAGCCATTAGAAGCCAAGGAAACGCTTTTTTTCTTTTTACTTCTTTTGGCCAAATGCATCGCGCTTATCATCTTTTAAAAGATAAGCTTCATGAAAAAAGACTGTTTCCTCTTATACAAGGAGAGTTTTCAAGAAGCGAATTGTTAAACCGCTTTAAAAATAAAGAAAGATCCATACTTTTCGGAACGGATTCTTTTTGGGAAGGCGTTGATGTTGCAGGCGATGCTTTAAGACTTGTTGTTTTGGTAAAACTGCCTTTTAGAGTGCCGGGTGAGCCTATTAATGAAGCTAGGCGCGATGAGATTTTAAAAAAAGGAGGGGACCCTTTTTTTGAATACGCCCTTCCAAGCGCCATTGTTAAATTTAAGCAAGGTTTTGGAAGGCTCATAAGGCGAAAAAATGACCGCGGTTGCATTTTATGCTTAGATAAAAGGATTATACAAAAAGGGTATGGCCAATCTTTTTTATTGAGTCTGCCTCCGGTAAATAAAGTCATCGGATCGCAAAAAGAGGTTTTGGATTCTATGAAGGCTTTCTATAAGAAAACGTATAAGTATTCCAAAATGGCTTAA
- a CDS encoding competence protein CoiA has translation MNLFAYNEFGKLISAKNASRSQDYFCLECKGKLRAKQGVKKIFHFFHIHQARDCRQSKKSLEHTMAQNSLLALLPRGESFLEKPFPEIGRVADVFWEKEKIVFEVQCSPISPFEVLNRVRDYNSIGLTCIWILHEKRFGGYLKTKGWSLDRIPHYYTNMTKDQEGFFYDRYFFKKRMVFLNKPQKIEKKQYSNWPKEIQNRLQNRSLCFEGDFVSSYLKEKPHTEDYFKEAKRKTYAAFRHLSALVHIILKNFGWR, from the coding sequence ATGAATCTTTTTGCTTATAATGAATTTGGAAAATTAATCTCCGCGAAAAATGCGAGCCGCTCTCAAGATTATTTTTGTCTTGAGTGCAAAGGAAAGCTTCGAGCTAAACAAGGTGTAAAAAAAATCTTTCACTTTTTTCATATTCATCAAGCCCGAGACTGCCGGCAGAGTAAAAAAAGTTTAGAGCACACCATGGCTCAAAATAGTCTTCTCGCTCTTTTGCCAAGAGGGGAAAGCTTTCTTGAAAAACCCTTTCCGGAAATTGGAAGGGTGGCTGATGTCTTTTGGGAAAAAGAGAAAATCGTATTTGAAGTTCAATGTTCCCCCATATCTCCTTTTGAAGTCTTAAATCGGGTCAGAGATTATAATTCTATCGGGCTTACCTGCATTTGGATTTTACATGAGAAAAGATTCGGCGGTTATTTAAAAACAAAGGGATGGTCCTTGGATAGAATCCCTCACTACTACACCAATATGACAAAGGATCAAGAAGGTTTCTTTTATGATCGTTATTTTTTCAAAAAAAGAATGGTTTTCCTAAATAAACCTCAGAAAATAGAAAAAAAACAATACTCTAATTGGCCGAAAGAAATACAAAATCGCCTTCAAAATCGGTCTTTATGTTTTGAAGGCGATTTTGTTTCAAGCTATTTAAAAGAGAAGCCCCATACCGAAGATTATTTCAAAGAAGCAAAAAGGAAGACTTACGCAGCTTTTAGACATCTATCCGCTTTAGTCCACATCATTTTAAAAAACTTCGGCTGGCGTTAG
- a CDS encoding RNA polymerase sigma factor, translated as MSKNNFKNTFPTQHQQKVDELVSLAKEQGYITYEEINEILPMSFDSPEQIDQVLIFLSGMDIQILNQTEVDRQKEKKKEAKEMEGLPKRMEGAPDDPVRMYLKEMGSVPLLSREEEVEISKRIEKAQQQIERIIMRFRYSNSEAISIASYLLAGKERYDKCVAEKEVENKQEYLLRLPKLKDLLKKEDAVVDEILAGLYEKDLKKSDQARILEEIEKCRIRTQAYLRLLHLRPNIIEDFGEVIMNSYDRFLELEKEIQELRPRAERNKFALQKLEAAERKLRKKELAAGRTLDEFKKDVRMLLRWMDKSQEAKREMVESNLRLVISIAKKYTNRGLSFLDLIQEGNMGLMKAVEKFEYRRGYKFSTYATWWIRQAVTRAIADQARTIRIPVHMIETINKVLRGAKKLMMETGREPSPEELALELGITPERVREIYKIAQHPISLQAEVGDGGESQFGDFLEDTGADSPAEATGYSILKDKMNEVLETLTDREKKVLIQRFGLLDGKPKTLEEVGVEFNVTRERIRQIEAKALRKMRHPTRSKQLKAFLDLMEAE; from the coding sequence ATGAGCAAAAATAATTTCAAAAATACATTTCCAACCCAGCATCAGCAAAAAGTAGATGAGCTCGTTTCTCTTGCTAAAGAGCAAGGATATATCACCTACGAAGAAATCAATGAAATCTTGCCGATGTCTTTTGACTCTCCGGAGCAAATAGACCAGGTCCTTATTTTCTTGAGCGGCATGGATATTCAAATCCTAAACCAAACGGAAGTGGATCGCCAGAAGGAAAAAAAGAAAGAAGCTAAAGAGATGGAAGGCCTTCCTAAAAGAATGGAAGGCGCCCCGGACGACCCTGTCAGAATGTATCTTAAGGAAATGGGATCGGTTCCTCTTTTAAGCCGTGAAGAAGAGGTTGAGATCTCAAAGAGAATTGAAAAAGCTCAACAGCAGATTGAAAGAATTATCATGCGTTTCCGATATTCCAATTCGGAAGCCATTTCTATTGCAAGCTATTTGCTTGCCGGAAAAGAACGCTATGATAAGTGCGTTGCTGAAAAAGAAGTGGAAAACAAGCAAGAATATCTCTTGCGTTTGCCAAAGCTTAAGGATCTTCTTAAAAAAGAAGACGCTGTTGTAGATGAAATTCTAGCAGGCCTTTATGAAAAAGACTTAAAGAAAAGCGACCAGGCCAGAATTCTTGAAGAAATTGAAAAATGCCGGATCCGTACCCAGGCTTACTTAAGGCTTTTACATCTTCGTCCGAATATCATCGAAGACTTTGGCGAAGTGATCATGAATTCTTATGACCGCTTCCTTGAACTTGAAAAAGAAATTCAAGAGCTTCGTCCAAGGGCTGAAAGAAATAAGTTTGCTTTGCAAAAGCTCGAGGCTGCCGAAAGAAAGCTTAGAAAAAAGGAACTTGCCGCAGGAAGGACGCTTGATGAGTTTAAAAAAGATGTCCGCATGCTCCTTCGCTGGATGGATAAAAGCCAGGAAGCGAAACGAGAGATGGTGGAGTCGAACCTGCGTCTTGTTATTTCTATCGCAAAAAAATACACCAACCGAGGCTTGTCCTTCCTTGACTTAATTCAAGAAGGAAATATGGGCCTTATGAAAGCGGTAGAAAAGTTTGAATACCGAAGAGGTTATAAATTCTCAACGTATGCCACTTGGTGGATTAGGCAAGCTGTCACAAGAGCCATTGCGGATCAAGCAAGAACCATCCGAATCCCTGTCCACATGATAGAGACGATTAACAAGGTGCTTCGCGGCGCTAAAAAGTTGATGATGGAAACAGGACGGGAGCCTTCACCTGAAGAGCTTGCTCTCGAGCTTGGCATTACGCCTGAAAGAGTGAGAGAGATTTATAAAATTGCGCAGCACCCGATCTCTTTACAAGCAGAAGTCGGGGACGGCGGTGAAAGCCAATTCGGGGATTTCCTTGAAGACACAGGCGCTGATTCGCCAGCTGAAGCCACCGGCTATTCGATTCTAAAAGATAAGATGAACGAAGTCTTGGAAACATTAACAGATCGAGAAAAGAAAGTCCTAATCCAGCGTTTCGGCCTGCTTGACGGCAAACCCAAAACGCTCGAGGAAGTAGGGGTTGAATTCAATGTTACAAGAGAGCGTATTCGTCAAATTGAAGCAAAAGCTCTTCGTAAGATGCGCCATCCGACACGCTCCAAGCAGTTAAAGGCGTTTCTTGATTTAATGGAAGCTGAATAA
- a CDS encoding F-box protein: protein MEVKGNYHLPASLPDEVMLAVFQYLPPSTLCKAGLVSKKWQSLHGDDWLWSQFFKAAGSTNRKTSKKELCKRLFKEFKKMQEVSSELYLLTQMEAVQSVFLHSELRVKLESHINGLLNECRFHHSYLAVDKDPNFISHFESLYYSESQENRLKLAIKSAEFDPSISLHIEKFDLDEDNRLKVCLQAIRIFSNEIAKHIRTFKFSEENRLTVALRLASVNPIALIENFHNFKIKDEKNRATVACEAAKHNPRIVTLHISNLYLLDVELRKAVAKEALRADFKNIRPLLHLYNIPDAKKFAEEVKKSLKTGFGKKVKKFLHI from the coding sequence ATGGAAGTCAAAGGTAATTATCACCTTCCGGCGAGCCTCCCTGATGAAGTTATGCTTGCGGTTTTTCAATACCTACCCCCCTCTACTCTTTGCAAAGCTGGTCTTGTTTCAAAAAAATGGCAAAGCTTACATGGAGATGATTGGCTCTGGAGTCAGTTCTTTAAAGCTGCCGGATCTACAAACCGGAAAACGAGCAAGAAGGAACTTTGCAAAAGACTCTTTAAAGAATTTAAAAAAATGCAGGAAGTTTCCTCCGAGCTTTATCTTCTCACACAGATGGAGGCGGTTCAAAGCGTGTTTTTACATAGCGAGCTTCGAGTCAAGCTTGAGTCCCATATTAACGGTTTGCTAAATGAATGCAGGTTTCATCATTCTTATTTGGCAGTTGATAAGGATCCGAATTTTATTAGCCATTTCGAAAGCCTTTATTATTCTGAAAGTCAAGAAAACCGACTTAAACTGGCCATAAAATCAGCCGAGTTTGATCCGTCTATTTCCCTTCATATTGAAAAATTTGATTTAGACGAAGATAATCGTCTTAAAGTTTGCCTTCAAGCGATTCGCATATTTTCAAATGAGATAGCAAAGCACATTAGGACTTTTAAATTTAGTGAAGAAAATCGACTCACTGTAGCCCTTCGTTTAGCTTCTGTTAATCCCATAGCTTTAATTGAAAACTTCCACAATTTTAAAATAAAGGATGAGAAAAATAGAGCAACAGTTGCTTGTGAAGCCGCAAAACATAACCCGCGTATTGTGACTTTACATATTTCAAATCTCTATCTTCTGGACGTTGAGCTTAGAAAGGCTGTGGCAAAAGAAGCGTTAAGGGCTGACTTTAAAAACATTCGCCCTCTTTTACATTTATATAACATACCTGATGCCAAAAAGTTTGCTGAAGAAGTTAAAAAGAGCCTTAAAACAGGGTTTGGGAAAAAAGTTAAGAAGTTTTTACATATCTAA